The Agarilytica rhodophyticola genome has a window encoding:
- a CDS encoding ATP-binding protein encodes MDNGKHWFLASITANDNSLVCREDELDYMKYLLGYFLRHKDSPQPGLTLHINGVRGIGKTHIIDSFIEIIVNDYKKSSSGKNRQSIKSDSIQVIKINAKENSIFSKLSLVRKLMSCLLGLPEDFEDNDFRTALHNILIPVELHLPVLYLSSVELKDSEKDIYRELPEAYREKVETSAIKKIISLLTSGVALVLAIDDIESVEQMENKNRYRKQLNMLINATYNQKVFLLTSSKSKNIFQVVPQPNRKIHFLELCYFDLDQTIAVGNSVALRESTLRTDKTPSIRAFSAKTAMGLPGVIVESVLCGLLNQDLSTALKDKMNLILQQFSPNVRVAIKLAAVFGNSVNAEQVKSIQALSLKLSGEASKSGWLDIQQFPDNCGFFIKSKEVYHFYHSSVRTAIVNTLSDLETTYLNQYCAQWFKGIDFTTELVFKIRTGDLSSIILALEEASKLNNTYQFNAASTLINEILDIKPDIKHQDLIHKSLLIQAQCFVAKYSIQEAIGIYNKIIEQSKIKEMLATCYIGLVKLYRLIGSRNRVSEYLYLAEHYGEKCRKWHVLSEIFQQKGDYLISIGKLQEAEDSLKKSIVNSGKIRNKMLANKAKISVSHIAHLKNDITYATKVAQELTVDIKVNSALSLSSEVLYLQAILEIETLNFKNISKYALQALHAAMATGEVKVELDTRLLICDIFLENLSLKKVRDEILYALDLAKKVETPYYESLFLGKYAQLHYFEGNRDEAKNNILKSVKLMKINNLDWFIGGSIYTIQALVLSDESYARRALRKAERINKMMESKSHSIVFYQRAMQFCWQKKDVDMLVEYYYELSKIHDKNPSLKSEFYLQRGNLMIDILNGVATVKELTNFNSRATELGKMSSRLSVYINK; translated from the coding sequence GTGGATAATGGAAAGCATTGGTTTCTCGCATCTATAACCGCCAATGATAATAGTCTTGTTTGTCGTGAAGACGAACTTGACTATATGAAATACTTGCTAGGCTATTTCTTACGTCACAAGGATAGTCCGCAACCCGGACTCACATTACATATTAATGGTGTAAGAGGTATCGGTAAAACACATATAATCGATAGTTTTATAGAGATAATTGTAAACGACTATAAAAAATCCAGCAGCGGTAAAAATAGACAATCAATAAAATCTGATAGCATTCAGGTAATAAAAATTAATGCGAAAGAAAATAGTATATTCAGTAAGCTATCCTTAGTGCGAAAATTGATGTCCTGTTTACTAGGGTTACCTGAAGACTTCGAAGATAATGACTTTAGAACAGCATTACACAACATACTTATACCGGTAGAACTTCACCTTCCAGTCCTATATTTATCAAGCGTAGAATTGAAAGATAGCGAGAAGGATATATACCGTGAATTACCCGAAGCATATAGAGAAAAAGTAGAAACATCTGCGATAAAAAAAATAATTTCCTTACTAACGAGTGGTGTGGCACTAGTTCTAGCGATAGACGATATAGAGTCTGTTGAGCAGATGGAGAATAAAAATAGATACCGAAAACAGTTAAATATGTTAATAAATGCGACGTATAACCAGAAAGTGTTTTTACTGACCAGTTCGAAAAGTAAAAATATATTTCAAGTAGTCCCGCAGCCCAATAGGAAAATTCATTTTTTAGAATTATGTTATTTTGACCTAGATCAAACAATAGCTGTTGGTAATAGTGTCGCGCTTAGAGAATCCACATTACGAACAGATAAAACACCTTCAATTAGAGCCTTTAGTGCTAAAACAGCTATGGGGCTCCCTGGAGTTATTGTAGAGAGTGTGTTATGTGGACTGTTAAATCAGGATTTATCTACCGCGCTAAAAGATAAAATGAATCTCATACTCCAGCAATTCTCTCCCAATGTAAGAGTAGCTATTAAGCTTGCTGCCGTATTTGGCAACAGCGTTAACGCTGAGCAGGTGAAATCTATACAAGCACTTAGTCTGAAATTAAGTGGGGAAGCATCCAAAAGTGGATGGTTGGATATACAACAATTTCCTGATAACTGTGGGTTTTTTATCAAATCAAAAGAGGTATACCATTTCTATCATAGTTCAGTTAGGACTGCTATTGTCAATACCTTATCAGATCTGGAAACAACATATCTAAATCAATATTGTGCACAATGGTTTAAGGGTATTGATTTTACTACAGAACTGGTGTTTAAAATACGAACCGGAGATCTTTCATCCATCATTCTTGCCTTAGAAGAAGCGAGTAAGCTCAATAATACTTATCAGTTTAATGCCGCTTCAACGTTGATAAACGAAATACTAGATATAAAACCTGATATTAAACATCAAGATTTAATACATAAAAGCTTGTTAATTCAAGCACAATGTTTCGTTGCAAAATACTCTATTCAAGAAGCTATTGGTATTTATAACAAAATAATAGAACAATCTAAAATAAAAGAAATGTTAGCCACCTGTTACATCGGTCTTGTGAAATTATACCGCCTAATTGGATCAAGAAATAGAGTGAGTGAATACTTATATCTGGCAGAGCATTATGGAGAAAAATGTCGGAAATGGCATGTTTTATCAGAAATTTTTCAACAAAAAGGAGATTATTTAATCTCTATTGGGAAATTGCAAGAAGCAGAAGACTCTTTAAAAAAATCCATTGTTAATAGTGGTAAAATAAGAAATAAAATGTTAGCAAATAAAGCTAAAATTAGTGTTAGCCATATTGCACATCTGAAAAATGATATTACATATGCGACAAAAGTAGCTCAGGAACTCACCGTAGATATTAAGGTTAACAGTGCTCTTTCACTAAGCAGTGAAGTTTTATACTTGCAGGCCATACTAGAGATAGAAACACTTAATTTTAAAAATATCAGTAAGTATGCTCTTCAAGCGCTACATGCGGCAATGGCGACAGGTGAAGTAAAGGTTGAGCTTGATACGCGTTTATTAATATGTGACATTTTTTTAGAGAATCTATCTCTAAAAAAGGTAAGAGATGAAATTCTATATGCTTTAGACTTGGCTAAAAAAGTAGAAACGCCTTACTATGAGTCGCTATTTTTAGGGAAGTATGCTCAGCTTCATTATTTCGAAGGAAATCGAGATGAAGCTAAAAATAACATATTAAAATCCGTCAAACTAATGAAAATTAATAATCTTGATTGGTTTATAGGCGGCAGTATATATACTATTCAGGCACTTGTGCTGAGTGATGAAAGTTATGCTAGAAGAGCTCTCAGAAAAGCTGAAAGAATTAACAAGATGATGGAATCTAAAAGTCATTCTATCGTGTTTTATCAGCGAGCAATGCAATTTTGTTGGCAAAAAAAAGATGTTGATATGTTAGTTGAATACTATTATGAGTTGTCAAAAATTCACGATAAAAACCCATCATTAAAAAGTGAGTTTTACCTTCAACGAGGGAATTTAATGATCGATATATTAAACGGAGTTGCGACCGTTAAGGAGCTAACAAACTTCAATAGTAGGGCGACTGAACTTGGTAAGATGTCATCACGTTTGAGTGTATACATTAATAAATAA
- a CDS encoding RNA polymerase sigma factor has protein sequence MPVPSIRYQKHPELNNKKKPVTENFTIEKESANVSEDEFHLLKLQENTNHFWDLWKIYEKKVFSYCLYRLSSNYHDAEDLCSETMLRAYLKLPHVSTKTIIYPWLIKVCRNIYFDLLRRKKIFNKIVEELEEEVVIVELSHFFQKEKSIATICYIKKVIDLLPEKASYISRQYFFEERSYCEISRELGCTEAYVRKQIFKVRGYLIPACRRYMNDY, from the coding sequence ATGCCTGTTCCATCTATTCGCTATCAAAAACATCCGGAATTAAATAATAAAAAAAAACCCGTCACAGAAAATTTTACAATAGAAAAAGAGAGTGCAAATGTATCCGAAGATGAATTTCACTTACTAAAATTACAAGAAAACACAAATCACTTCTGGGATTTATGGAAAATTTATGAAAAAAAAGTATTTTCCTATTGTTTGTACAGACTGTCGTCAAATTATCATGATGCGGAAGATCTGTGTAGTGAAACCATGCTGCGTGCTTACCTTAAATTACCTCATGTCAGTACAAAGACTATCATCTATCCTTGGCTTATAAAGGTATGTAGGAATATATATTTTGACCTACTGCGCAGGAAAAAGATTTTTAATAAGATAGTGGAAGAGCTCGAAGAAGAGGTGGTTATAGTAGAGCTGAGTCACTTTTTTCAAAAAGAAAAGAGTATCGCAACAATTTGTTATATTAAAAAAGTAATAGACTTACTTCCTGAGAAGGCCAGCTACATTAGTCGACAATATTTTTTTGAAGAGAGAAGTTATTGTGAAATAAGTCGAGAATTAGGTTGCACAGAAGCTTATGTAAGAAAACAGATTTTCAAAGTTAGGGGGTATTTGATACCGGCATGCAGACGGTACATGAATGATTACTAA